TCGCCCTTAGCGGAACTTCAGCGCATGTGTCAGGTTTTCGAGAGCGTTTGCAGCGACGTTAAGTTCGTCCTGCTTCATCGCAGCCTTGGCTGCGGCCGAGAAACGCGGCTGGGAGGGCATTGCTGCATGAGCTTCAACAGTGGTTTTCATTGTCCATCTCCAATGGATAGGCAGCCGGCTGCCGTTAACCATTGCAGGGGAACACTGTCTGCGTCATTTAACCGTTACAGGCTTCGTTAAAAGGCCGTGCAATCAAGGAAGTCCGGCCAGCTGCAGGCCATGAATCAGCGCTTCCGTATAGCGGGGATCGCGGTCGGGAACGAAATGGCGGATGTCTTCGCTGCGGAAATCGGGGAAATTCTCCAGCACGACGTTAGCATATTTGCCGGCCTTTTTCATGTCGCCCGTCATGGCGTGAGCGGCTGCGAGCAGCCGGGCGGTCGCCTGTTTGGACTTCACCGGCTCAAGCGCCTCGATCGTCTGGTCGTATTCGCCGCGGTCGAAGTGAATGCCGCCACGATTCCAGTAGTAGTAATCCGGCGGCAGCGGATTGAGTTTGAAAGCCGCATTGTTCAGATCCAGCGCCTTGTCAAAGTCGCCGTTGTGGCACAGCGCGTCGGCATAATCGGCGAGGATGTCGGCATCGTTGGGATTGAGATCCTGAGCCTGCTGGAAATATTCCAGGCTTTCGTCGAAACGGCGTCGGTACAGCGCCACGAAGCCGAGTTCGCGATAAGCTCGGCCGCTGTTCGGGTCGCTCTGCTGCGCCAGCCGGGCTGCGCCATTCGCCTCGTCGAGCAGTTCGGTGTCCTGCATGCCGCGGATGAGCCATTCCATGCCGAGCGCGCGCGAAACGCCGGCATGAGCGGCCGAGAAATTCTCGTAACGATTAAGCGAGGATCTGAACCATTTACGCGCCTGGCGCAGATGCTGCAGGTCGGTCTGGGCGATCAGCCGCTTGCCTTCCAGATAGAGACGGTAAGCGGATGGCGGCGCTTCGCCGATGGGCATCGCAAGCTCGTGGCGCTCGATCGTGTCGGCGAGCGAGGAGACGATCCGCCGTGTCAGATGCGCGAAGGATTCGCTGATCTTCTGCATGACCAGCGGCAGTTCCAGAGCCCAGATCACCTCCGACGTCGTCGTCCGGGTCAGCCGGCAGGTCGCATAGATATCCTCGTCGCGGCCCTGGATGGTGACGTAAACCGCATAGTCGAAGCTGAGGTCGAGCGGCCCGGGTACGGCGCGCGACGGATCGACCGCCCGGCTGAGGATCTCGAGACTCGTGTGGGCTGCGATCACCTTGAAGCCGCGCTGCTGGCTGAGGCCGATGGTGACGTCTTCGAGAAGGGCCCTGCCGACGCGCTCCATCAGCGGATCGGTGAAAATGCTTTCCGGCGGCAGGATGATGATCCGCGGCTGGCCGAGCGGATCCGCGACGCCGCCGAGCGCCGCTGACGGGCGCTCTGCCGCCGCGGCCTGAGCTGCAGGGATCAGGCCGAGTTCGCGGGCAAGCGCGGTAGTGCTTTCCTCCGGCTCGGTGTCGAAGTCGTCCTTCAGCTGGCTCTTGCACTTCAGATAGGACTGCCGGGCCGCGGCCGGATCGTTCATCCGGACATAAGTGCGCATCAGGGCCCGATAGGCCGTTTCGCTGGCGGGGTCGAGCTCCAGCAGGCGACGGGCGAAGGTCACCTGCTCTTCATCCGATCTGTCATCGGCGGTTTCGACCAGCCTGGTCAGATGGGCGGCGCGCAATTCATCGACACGCTGGCGCTCGAAGGTCAGCCAGTCCTCGGCGCCCTGCGTCGGCGACTTCGCGCCTTCGAGCAATTCGCCATTCAGAATGTCGCCGTCGTCGGCTGCGAGCGGCCCTTTCTGTTTCAGTATATGGACGTCGACTTCCCAGCCGTCGGCAAGCCCGATATGGGTTCGGGTCGCTTTCAGCAGCGGTGGCAGATCGGCGGGAATGCTTTGCTCGATGCGCGCCAGCAGCTGGCGCAGACTGCCTGCGCGTTTTTCCGGAGCTTCCGATTGCCAGAGCTGTCGCCTGACGGTTTCGCGGTCGAGTTCGAGATTGGCTTCGGCGGCGAGCATGGCGAAGAGAAAATAAGACTTCTCCGGCAAGGGGAGTTCCCTCCCCGCTGCCAGCAGTCGCGGTCTTCCGAGCAGGCAGAGCCTGTTCGTCGACATCTGTCCGGATGTCCGTTGCATCCCGCTTCTCACCCCTGAAGACCAGACGCGCATGCGCACCGGCCGCTCAGGAACATGTTAGAGCGATAATAGGCCCGCGCATAGCGCAAAAAGAAGTTTTTACACCGAATATTTGCATTTTCTCACATGAGCGGCCGGAAATGCTTGCCAACACTTTGCCCCCGACGTGATTTCCATCAGTTATTCCAGCCGCTGCCGCCTCCACAGCGGCAACCAACAGCAAGCGACCTGATCGATCACAGCATCTGCGCGATCTATTTGGTGCTGGTTTGCGCCGCGCCGTCGGCCTCGACGAAATCGAGGCCGATATCCAGCACTGGTGCGCTGTGCGTCAGCCAACCGACCGAAATAAGGTCGACGCCGGAAGCGGCGATTGCGGCGGCCGTTGCCGGCGTCACCCGGCCGGATGCCTCGGTGATTGCCCGCCCGGCGACGATGGCGACGGCCTCGCGCAGCTGGTCCGGCGTCATATTGTCGAGCAGAACGGCATCGACGCCGACGGCCATCGCTTCCTGCAACTGATCGAGCCGGTCCACTTCGACCTCGATCTTCACCAGATGACCGACGCCGGCCCGCGCCCGGCGGATCGCCTCGGCGACGCCGCCTGATATGGCCACGTGGTTGTCCTTGATCAGCACCGCGTCATAAAGTGCGAAACGGTGGTTCATGCCGCCGCCGGCCCGCACTGCATATTTCTCCAGCGCCCGCAGCCCGGGCGTCGTCTTGCGCGTGCAGGCGACGAAGGCCTTGGTGCCGCTGATGGCGGCGGCAATCCCGGCCGTGACGGTGGCGATCCCCGAGAGATGGCCGAGGAAATTCAGGGCGGTGCGCTCGCCGGTCAAGAGCCCGCGTGACGGACCTTCGACTGTGGCGATCACGTCGCCCGATTTGACGGCGTCGCCGTCCTCGATGTGGCGACGCATGACGATTTCGGGGTCGACGAGCGTGAAGGCGAGGTCGGCCGCATCGAGGCCGGCGATCACGCCAGGCTGGCGGGCGGCCATGACCACTGTGGAGCGGTGATCTGAGGGAACGACCGACGCCGAGGTGATATCGCCGGCAAGGCCGAGATCTTCGAGCAGGGCTGCCCGCACCAGGGGTTCGACAATCAGACGCGGAAGCGGAACGAGGCTCATGTCAGGCGCTCCTGGCCAGCGGATAGGATGGTGTGGCACGGGCAATCTCCAGCGCTTGGGAAAGGCGCATCCGGCGGCGCTGCGCATCGGCGAGCTTCAGGGGAAAATCGGTGCGGGCGTGGGCGCCGCGCGATTCAATCCGCAGGCTGGCAAAGACGGCGATCAGCAATGCGACGATGGCCGGATCAGCGGCAGGACCGTCACCCTCGGCAAGTGGCAGCAATGCGGCGATTGCTGCGTGAAGGGCGTCGGCATTGCGCAGCACGCCGAGATGGCGCGAGACGACGGCCCGCACGGGGGATGCGTCGGCCGGTGCCGGCAGTTGTTCTACTGAGACGTCGCCGGTGCCGCCCGCCGGCATGGCGGATATGTCGCGCGCCGCCCGCATGCCCATGACAGCCGCCTCCAGC
This window of the Rhizobium bangladeshense genome carries:
- the nadC gene encoding carboxylating nicotinate-nucleotide diphosphorylase, producing the protein MSLVPLPRLIVEPLVRAALLEDLGLAGDITSASVVPSDHRSTVVMAARQPGVIAGLDAADLAFTLVDPEIVMRRHIEDGDAVKSGDVIATVEGPSRGLLTGERTALNFLGHLSGIATVTAGIAAAISGTKAFVACTRKTTPGLRALEKYAVRAGGGMNHRFALYDAVLIKDNHVAISGGVAEAIRRARAGVGHLVKIEVEVDRLDQLQEAMAVGVDAVLLDNMTPDQLREAVAIVAGRAITEASGRVTPATAAAIAASGVDLISVGWLTHSAPVLDIGLDFVEADGAAQTSTK
- a CDS encoding tetratricopeptide repeat protein, with the translated sequence MQRTSGQMSTNRLCLLGRPRLLAAGRELPLPEKSYFLFAMLAAEANLELDRETVRRQLWQSEAPEKRAGSLRQLLARIEQSIPADLPPLLKATRTHIGLADGWEVDVHILKQKGPLAADDGDILNGELLEGAKSPTQGAEDWLTFERQRVDELRAAHLTRLVETADDRSDEEQVTFARRLLELDPASETAYRALMRTYVRMNDPAAARQSYLKCKSQLKDDFDTEPEESTTALARELGLIPAAQAAAAERPSAALGGVADPLGQPRIIILPPESIFTDPLMERVGRALLEDVTIGLSQQRGFKVIAAHTSLEILSRAVDPSRAVPGPLDLSFDYAVYVTIQGRDEDIYATCRLTRTTTSEVIWALELPLVMQKISESFAHLTRRIVSSLADTIERHELAMPIGEAPPSAYRLYLEGKRLIAQTDLQHLRQARKWFRSSLNRYENFSAAHAGVSRALGMEWLIRGMQDTELLDEANGAARLAQQSDPNSGRAYRELGFVALYRRRFDESLEYFQQAQDLNPNDADILADYADALCHNGDFDKALDLNNAAFKLNPLPPDYYYWNRGGIHFDRGEYDQTIEALEPVKSKQATARLLAAAHAMTGDMKKAGKYANVVLENFPDFRSEDIRHFVPDRDPRYTEALIHGLQLAGLP